In Magnolia sinica isolate HGM2019 chromosome 16, MsV1, whole genome shotgun sequence, the genomic window cccctccttttcactgcgaagacgagcgctcacgctcctccaactgaaagttgtacgaacggcttaaaagagatcaaagttacatggccccacagctctatatttattatatccacaacgttcatccatatttcgagatcatttcggagcattatccaaaaaaaagaaaatcatatccaatgatcaactgggccacaccacacagagcagcggaaaattgattttcatcgttaaaacttttgtagggcccaccataacatttattttccatccaatctattcataaggccacaaagacctggatgaagaggaaaaacgattttcgtaatgatccaaaacttgtgtggcccctaaaagggtttcaacggtagacgttcaagtagaatggtaatggCGCGGGGAtagggatacggatatagctacggctataatccgtagctataggagTAAGGGGGCGTTCAATCATGAATTCCATGATTCCACCGCTAGTTGCTGTCCTTatcggcgattaatcgtgaaccttgcgattccaccccccgatctatggctacggattataaccgtagctattaccgtagctatagccgtatcccaacacggcgattaatcgtgaaccttgcgattccacccccgatctatggctacggattataaccgtagctataaccgtagctatagccataTCCCAacacactttctttctttctttctttttttttttacatggagaattttattctacctacattttttttctaacacatatttatataaatatgtaaatataagcatataaaaaaaatctctttttttttcatttctttctttattcatataataagaatattttctaaaccaaaattagttactgacgtaccatatataattttagggctgaaagttgggcgggctcaacccgaccaacctgtgaccgacccgacattgggttgggcttggtcaagatgtatcgagtttggtcttggggttgggccatacaaacagcaactcaataaaacttgggttgggcttgggttgaagtcttgggaattgccaggaaatgcatggaaatgaccgtgaaatgaaggaaaatgaccatgaaatgcatgtaaatgactatgaaatgtatggaaatgaccgtgaaatgaaatggaatcgctaggattgaccgtgaaatgcatggaaatgaccatgaagtgaaaggaaatgaccgtgaaatgcatgaaaatgaccgtgaatcaaaacggaacacggattgatcgtgaaatgcatggaaatgatgcgaaattgatcgtgaaatacatggaattgattgtgaagtgaaggcaattaaccatgaaatgcatggaaatgaccgtgaagggaattggccgtgaaatgcatggaaatgaccgtgaagtgaaggaaattgaccgtgaaatgcatggaaatgaccgtgaatcaaaacggaatcgccaagattgaccgttaaatgcatgaaaatgaccgtgaagtgaagcgaattgaccgtgagtgagggaagctagaaattcagtgaggcaacctaaaaattgagtgaggcaacctacgaattgagcaaggaaccctagaaattgagcgaggcaacctacgaattgagcgagggaacataggatttgagcaagggaaactagaaattcaacaaggcaacctaaaaattgagtaaggaaacctaggaattaagcgagggaagctaggaattgagcgaggcaacctaaaattgagcgaggcaacttacgaattaagcgaggaaagttagaaattgagcgagacaacctacgaattgagcgagggaacataggatttgagtaGAAATTCAATgcggcaacctaaaaattaagcgaggcaacctaggaattgagcgaaggaagctagaaattgagcaaggcaacctacgaattaagcgaggcaacctaggaaatcagcgaggaaaccgagggaacataggatttgagcgagggaagctagaaattcagcgagggaacctacgggttgagcgaggcaacctacgaattgagcgagggaagttagaaattgaacttacggattgagcgaggtaacctaagaattgagcgagggaagctaggaattgtgcagggcaacctagaaattgagcgaaagAACgtgggaattgagcgagggaacctaggaattgagcgagggaacgtacaaattaagcgagggaacctaggaattaagcgagggaagctagaaattgagcaaggcaacgtacaaattaagcgaggcaacctaggaaatgagcgaggaaaccAGGTCGACTTTGCAAATGGCATTCACACCCCAAACATTTGAGATCGTTTTTTATTCCTCTAATAATTGAAACtggagaaacaagtttttaaaaaaatttaaaaaccaactttggtgtatgtgaaatcttttcgtatttcaatttttgactcaaggtCAAGGGCTATTGATAAGCATAAATGTTGGGAGTTTTGACGTTTTGAATGATTTACGAGAAATTATGCTTGAAGTGGCTTATGGCTGCTACAACTGATAAGAAAAGGATAACTTGATCCTGGGATTTAGGAGCAAGGGTTGTTGAATGTCATCGTTGAGTTAAGAAATCCTGTAGGTAGCCCTAGTGAATGGGTTAGTAGTATGAGTTTTGTGTTTCACTTGCCTAAAACCTCAAGAAAATcaattcttttttatattatttacacTGCTACAAATTAGCATGTTGATTTTTTGCTTTCACATGTGTGCCTCTTCGAGATGCAACTGTGTCAGAACTGGAAGATTTAAGTTCTCATTTTATTGGTGGCTTATGCATGATGTGAGTGAGGTCAAACAAATGAGTATGGATTAAGACTTACCGAGGATTCTTTTCTTATTCTAGGCTTCTTATGTCACCTGGTACTCCTCTTTTTCTTATCTGGAAATGGAGTTAAACAAGTCAATCAAGTTCAACTAAAGTGGATCGAACAAGCCAATTGTGGCCAGCTCGGATCAGGCCGCTCCTTAATTCAGGTGGTTAGTTGAGATTCccatgaaatttttgaaaattatgtGTCTCCGTGGCTTGACAACCGCCGCGATACTAGCATAATGTTATTGTCGGGCCCACACAGGGATTTCGTCGAACATAAAACACATCGGTGGGTTTGCGcatttatataatcatcaaatttaaCATATGTATAGCATTTATAAAGGAATTATGAAAGAGAAAACCCGATTAACATATGGTTTGGTTTTTGAGTCGTCTGAACCTATCTAACATATGGAGTTTATAaggatatttggaaagagaaaacccgactagcctagggtttgggtcaagggtcggatctcacctctTTGTCCTAGGGTTCTTTTTGCAAGGGCCCTGTGCCTAAGGAATCGCATGTCAGGACACATGCATGCGGCCATAGCTAAGAAAAATGGAAGAGAGCTCAAATTTGTTACCTTTTATCAGCCACAATTCGCATTTACGGCGGTAGGGCCGCAGTCTCCAGCGAATGACGGATGTAGGAGTGTGGGAATTCCAATTTCCTGCTCCCCAAGCACTCACACCCtttccccaatcctctctctcttttaaacccatccttctctattttctctctctcagcTACTGTAAATTTACTGTGGGAGttagggagagagggtttaaaggTTTATATATACCCTGCAGCTTAGTTCAGTTGGCCCCAGGTGCCACTTATTAGCTGAGATGGCCCTTTGGGAGttagggagagagggtttaaaggTTTATTTTCTTCAACTCCTCGTCCTCATCTCTCATAGATAGAGGAATAGATAGAACAGAGAAGATCTTTATATCTTTTCTCATAGATATAATATAGAAGagagatccctctcattttttatcagGAGAGAGAACCtagtaattgagcgaggcaacgtacaaattcagtgaggcaacctatgaataaagcgaggcaacgtaggaattgagcgagggaagctaaaaattaaGTGAGAgaacctagcaattgagcgaggcaatgtacaaattcagcgaggcaacctatgaattgagcgaggcaacgtaggaattgagcgagggaacctagaaattgagtgagggaacctagcaattgagcgaggcaacctacaaattgagcgaggcaacgtagaaattgagcaagacaacataggaattgagcgagggtaaGTATAAGGTGAGATAGGGAAACTTGAAATTaggcagggcaaactagaagttgAACAAAACAAGCATGAAAGTTGAGTGACAAAAACATTTACACGTTATGAAATTTAATTCATTGTAAATTTTCTGAAGTACAAATTGTGCGGGGTACATACAAcactatatataatacaatattccTCAAAATTATCCTTTTCATCTCATGCCTACAACAAGTATCATTTACAGGTTACAGACAAACAATCATACGCTATCGACTTCCTCCAATGTATAGTGAATTTTTACATGTCTGTTCCCTCCAAGGTACGACCGCTGCACAGTAtatcgatgaatttcattacaaatatgcCATAGTCAAAACCATTGCATTGCTTTGGCACAGATTTCATGGATTTGGCAGTCCAAGTCTTCCCTTCATGCGCGGTGACGTCTCcggtggcatggaagagaatcgGGAGCGCCTCCGTCATCAAATTGATCATCTGCTTATACTTTAGGAGAGCATTTGACACTAAGCTATCGATAATAATGATCTCCCGTTGTCTTGGATATAGGACCATCAAGAACCAATGAGAGTTATCATGGTTGACAGGTACATAAACCTGTCCATGTTTAAGAAGTAGGCTATCAGTTAAAAAACATGATCAAAGAACACATTACGACCTTTTTTGATGTTATGTGATGAATAAATTACCCGTTCACTATACCAAATCTCCTTGGCGTGTGATTTACCCCGCTGCTTGGCAATTGCGATGACATTGTTCATCATGCCTACCAACTTTGCACGTTCCGAAGCAGACTTCGAGTCCCGATACGCCCTTAGAGTCGGCATACTAGTTTGAAGGCATGGCTGTAacaaaaatcaaagatcaatacaaGTAGAAAAACACGAATTAATTGAAAAAATAGGTTAGCGATACTCCGAACTAAATATTTACCATAAAATAAgtgggacagaacttgcaatcttGGGGATATGCAATTGCACAATCAGACTGCCTTTCCTCTAGGAAGTCAACATATTTGTCGATAGCCTACTCCACAAGATAATATGATTCAACAATAATCGATTAAAAGATATAACTATATGAAAGTCAATGTATATAGACACTCTCATACGAATGCTTACcacgctatcaacccacgcatcatCTACCCATATAGACTTGAACCATGAAGCCTCTCCCGTCTCCTTATTTGCTTCATAGTATTTTTCtacctctttgagttcatccgtCGATAGCATCCTGAATGGATCCATCTGTAGATGAAATGGTATCGGAGATGTAGGAAAGTTTACGGCTTCCTCAGGTTGCCTCACCACGTTCGGGGTTGTATTGATCGAAGACAGGGACAAGAATGGAGAAACCATATAATAAGATGGCTTAAGTACCCTTTTAGTTCTCCTTACATAAACAGGAGGAGAAACGGGTGCTTCATCCAATAGATTATGCTCCGCCATACCATACGATTGCACCTCCAACTCCACATTTccctgttctttttcttccatatCCTCAACTTTGACTTTCTTCTTCAACTCCTCGTCCTCATCCCTCATAAACTGTCCTCTCTGTATATAGAAatattccttctccttctttaagGCCTCCCTCTCTTTCACTAAGTTTTCAGTTTCTCTCAATAACTCACACATCCGCCTATTCAACTCCTCGTTCATGATGAAAAATAATTCATTCTCTTTCTTCAACTGCACTCTCTCGTTTAGATCTACTCTCTCCATCTTTAACAATTCTTTCTCTTTCAACAACGCCTCCCTCTCATCaagcctctcttctctctttctcaactcttccttctctttccttagctcatccctctccttcttcaactcatcTATCCCAACCCTAAATTCATCCATCAAAAGAGATGGTTTCACAATATTTCCCCCTGATCCCTCTCCCTGTACTGCTTTTTCATCACTTTCCGCTGATCCCCCCTCACCCTCGTCATCATTCTCGTTACCCTCATCGCTCAATTCCTGAGTTTCGATGACCTTCAAAATGTATCAATGCACATATAAGAGTCGAAAAACTTTTAACGGTGAATTAAACAACATTTCATTTTAATTAAACGCTCATGATATCTCACCTGAAAACTATCACGGAGCAAGCGAACGACGTCCGTTTTCCATTCTCGTAGGGTGGGTTCCAAGTTCTTTATTAAGATAGTCTGCAAAAGAACTCAGATTGATGTTAATATACGGAGTGTAAGTGTCAAATCAAGCAAAGTGAACGGCCGAGAAATACATATACTTACAGCTTCACTCTCAAAAATTGCATATATTTTGttatacctccaacccttccaacctcgatattgaatgaagtgTGGAATTTACGAGGGAACTAATGAAATAACACACTCTTGTAGGGCCGGTAATCTCTCTACAGCCCATATCTGTTTTAAAGAAATTGCATGAGGATAAAAATCCACAATTGAATATAATCATGTAGAATAAATAAAGAGTTCTTACCTACAGAGGAAAGACACAACCATATACATTGTAGCGAACCGCACCTGATGCCATCACAGCATTTACGACCCCTTGCGACATTGTATTGTAGGCTAAACTACCCCAAGGATAGATATAGAAATCCTCTATGGAGTCTACTAGGTACATATAATCCATGTTACACATAGTTTTCGATTCGGTTCCCTTAACAAAATACTCTACACACATAAGTAGAGCAACCTTCACTACATCCTCATGCTTATTGGTATCAACTAATTTATTAAACGCATCTAATAAATGCTTCTTTATAACTGGATATTCTCTGAAGTATTTGTCCATTAATGTACTACTGATGGGACGCTTTTCTGGTATTGTAAGCTCCCCAGTCTTAAGTCCTgttatgagggcgaagtccatctccgtgAATTGCAACCGTGTCCCCCGTATCTCAAATATAAGATCCCCTTTATATCttacaagaagaaggtgaaatagagcccctataaatcgaaaggatgagaggtgcaacaagaaggaaaatggaGATTGCTTGAATAGGCTTAGCCGAGTAtcatgcttctttaatccacccTTCACCGTGTCGAACCACCATCTCAATGAACACTTAGAGGATGGGTTTGGGAATTGAGAACAAGAATCGTCACCTACAAACATGTAATTGAAAATATATTAATAGCAAATTTCACTACTTAAAGAATCATAACGCAAAAAATTAAACATAGTTGAAATCGAGCgaagcaaactaaaaattgagcgagacaaattacaaaatgagtgagggaaacttgaaattcaacaaggcaaacattaaatttagcgaggcaagatGAAACCGAGCTAGGCAACctaaaaaattgagtgaggcaaggtgaaattgagtgaaaaacctagaaattaagcgaggcaactaaGAAATTCAGCGACGAAACTGAGacaatgagcgagggaacctagaatttGAGCGCGGCTACCTatcaattaagcgaggcaacttaggaattgagcgaggggacttagaaattgagtgagggaatctaggaattgagtgaggcaacgtaggaattgagcgagggaagctagaaattgagcgagggaacctaggaattaagcgagagaAGATAGAAGgatcctagaaattgagcgaggcaacgtagtaATTGAGCAAGGTAATGTAAGAATTCaacgagggaaggtagaaattaagcgagggaagctagaaattcagcgaggcaacttaggatttgagcgagggaacctagaaattgagcgaggcaacctataaattgagcgaggcaacgtagaaattcagcgaggtaacctaggaattgaacggaggaacctagaaattgagcgagacaacttaggaaattgagcgaggcaacgtaggaatttagcgaggtaacctaggaattgagtgagggaaggtagaaggaacctacgaattgagcgaggcaacgtaagaATTCAGCgaaggaaggtagaaattgagcgagggaagctagaaattgagcgagggaacgtaAGAATTCAACGAGGTAACATAGtaattaagcgagggaaggtagaaattgagcgagggaagctagaaattgagcgaggcaacctaagagttgagcgaggcaacctagcatttgagcgagggaaggtagaaattaagcgaggaaaggtagaaattgagcgaggcaatgtaggaattcagcgaggtaacctaggaatccgaggtaacctaggaattgagtgaaggaaggtagaaattgagcgaggaacctAGAAATAAGCGAGGCAAGGTAGGAATCGAGCGAGGCAACggaggaattcagcgaggtaacctaggaattgagcaaggaagttagaaattgagcgagaagcTAGAAAATGAGAGAGGCAACCTATCAATTGAGCGAGGAAGCTAGGAAtcgagcgagggaagctagaaattaaacaAGGAAAATTGAgcagacaaactagaaattgagcgggccgaACTGGAAATTGGCGGGGcgaaccgaaaattgagcggaccaaactggacattgagcgggccaaactagaaattgagcggcgATGAGcggataaactagaaattgagcgggacaaactggaaaatgagcaagccaaatcgaaattgagtgggacaaaccggaatttgagcgggccaaaccggaaaatgagcgggacaaactagaacttgagcgggccaaactaaaaattgagcggacaaactagaaaatgagcaggccaaactgaaaaatgagcgggacaaactagaaattgagtgggccaaaccgaaatttgagtgggacaaactgaaattggaggtaaacatggaaatgagcggacaaactagaattttagcgggacaaactggaaaatgagcgggcaaacatgaaaatgagcggacaAACCGAAATTGAACGTCGACTAGAATTTCAGGGCCAAAGAAATGAgcggccaaactagaaattgagcggaccTAATCGAAATTGAGCAGACAAACGAAAATTAAGCAGccaaaaagaaaattgagagggacaaactggaaaatgagcgggtcatccacctccagagccatgaacagacTGTTCACTAGAAattaccgtgaaatgaaacgaaattgccaaaattgaccgtgaaatgcatggtaatgaccgtgaattaaagaCATCATTCACAACAATATACAGCTCCTACAAAATTTACATCAACCCTAAGACAGCTCGGATTGAAAGGCCAACTCGAGGCGAgtaaagttgagttcaagccgagttcgaccatggtgtattgcaactcgactcgactcgaactcgacttgactcagcatggacgagtcaagccgagcttggcctacCTCGACTCGAGTCGAACTcgacttaatccatccatcatgaaggaaacaaaatttaataagaggtctcaacttaatgactccaaaaacccactcagctacttcttctatgtacaaccgcatgggcttggatatatcattttaaagcttaTTTCATACTTTTGATGGATTGAGCACCCTAGAAAAATCTCAGGTCCACTTACTGAGATTCCTCTCGTGTTCTTGTTCTTCTATCTAAGAAGGAAGTCCTCTTGCTGTTGAGTTATTTCAACAAAAGTCATATCTTGTTTCTATGGCCACTGCATATCATCATAGCTTTGTTTTGTTAAAGTCAACTGTTGAGATATTCTTGTGTGGTGGATTGAAGTAGCATTGTTTCTTGA contains:
- the LOC131229379 gene encoding uncharacterized protein LOC131229379, yielding MRDEDEELKKKVKVEDMEEKEQGNVELEVQSYGMAEHNLLDEAPVSPPVYVRRTKRVLKPSYYMVSPFLSLSSINTTPNVVRQPEEAVNFPTSPIPFHLQMDPFRMLSTDELKEVEKYYEANKETGEASWFKSIWVDDAWVDSVAIDKYVDFLEERQSDCAIAYPQDCKFCPTYFMPCLQTSMPTLRAYRDSKSASERAKLVGMMNNVIAIAKQRGKSHAKEIWYSERVIYSSHNIKKGRNVFFDHVF